Proteins found in one Microbacterium sp. SSM24 genomic segment:
- a CDS encoding TIGR03842 family LLM class F420-dependent oxidoreductase → MDFGVVLQTNPPAARAIQLAQLAEAHGFSHVWTFDSHLLWEEPYVIHSAILNATKRVTVGPFVTNPATRDWTVTASVFATLNEMYGNRTVCGIGRGDSAVRVTNGKPVTMAELRESIHVIRELANSRAVEYKGATLQFPWSRGSELEVWVAAYGPMALKLTGEVGDGFILQLADVDIAAWMIKTVKDAAAAAGRDPESLSFCVAAPMYIGEDRQHMLDQCRWFGGMVGNHVADIVAKYGEHGAVPDALTAYIEGRKGYDYNTHGKADNDHVDFVPDEIVERFCILGTAEEHIAKLEQLRALGVTQFAGYLQHDSKEETLRVYGETVIPALSAHVTAKT, encoded by the coding sequence GACTCGCACCTCCTGTGGGAGGAGCCCTACGTCATCCACTCGGCGATCCTCAATGCCACGAAGCGGGTGACCGTCGGCCCGTTCGTGACGAATCCCGCCACGCGGGACTGGACGGTCACGGCATCCGTCTTCGCGACGCTCAACGAGATGTACGGCAACCGCACCGTCTGCGGCATCGGCCGGGGCGACTCGGCGGTGCGCGTCACCAACGGCAAGCCGGTGACGATGGCCGAGCTGCGCGAGTCGATCCACGTGATCCGCGAGCTCGCCAACTCGCGAGCCGTCGAGTACAAGGGCGCGACGCTGCAGTTCCCGTGGAGCCGGGGGTCCGAGCTCGAGGTGTGGGTCGCCGCGTACGGGCCGATGGCGCTCAAGCTCACGGGCGAGGTCGGCGACGGCTTCATCCTGCAGCTGGCGGACGTCGACATCGCCGCGTGGATGATCAAGACGGTGAAGGATGCCGCGGCCGCCGCCGGCCGCGACCCCGAGTCGCTCTCGTTCTGCGTCGCGGCGCCGATGTACATCGGCGAGGACCGGCAGCACATGCTCGACCAGTGCCGCTGGTTCGGCGGCATGGTGGGCAACCACGTCGCCGACATCGTCGCGAAGTACGGCGAGCACGGTGCGGTCCCGGACGCGCTGACGGCGTACATCGAGGGCCGCAAGGGCTACGACTACAACACGCACGGCAAGGCCGACAACGATCACGTCGACTTCGTGCCCGACGAGATCGTCGAGCGGTTCTGCATCCTCGGCACGGCCGAGGAGCACATCGCGAAGCTCGAGCAGCTGCGCGCGCTCGGTGTCACCCAGTTCGCGGGGTACCTCCAGCACGACAGCAAGGAGGAGACCCTCCGGGTCTACGGCGAGACGGTCATCCCCGCACTCTCCGCGCATGTGACGGCCAAGACATGA
- a CDS encoding ABC transporter permease codes for MRPIGWTSRRQGELRGWIVVGWGALGVLAVLVLWELYKFVGPAEGVVIGAVEGEAGSGVMILPRTHDRAMPHVWDMVARLFLPTSGGETPPLWVSVATAALVTLGIAAVGWIIGVTVGAVLGLVMQRWRLVEWGLLPWIVVSQIIPLIAFAPVVNAIGNQIDRGGGTWPQWLSVAVIASYLAFFPVSIGVLRGLASPDRIHLDLMQSYAAGYWPTLLRLRLPAAVPHLLPALRLAAANAVLGTVVAEVSIGMRGGIGRMLIQLAGQASSDPAAPWGPTFGAIALGLIAAASVAVIGLGLANYRRGEAPA; via the coding sequence ATGAGGCCGATCGGGTGGACGTCCCGGCGACAGGGCGAGCTGCGCGGCTGGATCGTCGTCGGCTGGGGCGCGCTCGGCGTGCTCGCCGTGCTCGTGCTGTGGGAGCTGTACAAGTTCGTCGGTCCCGCGGAGGGCGTCGTGATCGGCGCCGTCGAGGGCGAGGCCGGTTCGGGCGTCATGATCCTCCCCCGCACCCACGACCGGGCGATGCCGCACGTGTGGGACATGGTCGCGCGGCTCTTCCTGCCGACGAGCGGCGGCGAGACCCCTCCGCTGTGGGTGTCGGTGGCGACCGCCGCGCTCGTGACCCTCGGCATCGCGGCCGTCGGCTGGATCATCGGGGTCACCGTCGGCGCCGTCCTCGGACTCGTGATGCAGCGCTGGCGCCTCGTCGAGTGGGGACTGCTGCCCTGGATCGTCGTCAGCCAGATCATCCCGCTGATCGCCTTCGCGCCGGTCGTCAATGCGATCGGCAACCAGATCGACCGCGGCGGGGGAACCTGGCCGCAGTGGCTGTCGGTGGCGGTGATCGCCTCCTACCTCGCGTTCTTCCCGGTCTCGATCGGCGTGCTCCGCGGGCTCGCCTCGCCCGACCGCATCCACCTCGACCTGATGCAGAGCTACGCCGCCGGGTACTGGCCGACCCTGTTGCGCCTGCGACTGCCGGCAGCGGTCCCGCACCTGCTCCCGGCCCTGCGGCTGGCCGCCGCCAACGCCGTGCTCGGCACCGTCGTCGCAGAGGTGTCCATCGGCATGCGCGGCGGCATCGGCCGCATGCTCATCCAGCTCGCGGGCCAGGCCTCGAGCGACCCCGCCGCGCCGTGGGGCCCGACCTTCGGCGCGATCGCGCTCGGCCTCATCGCCGCGGCATCCGTCGCCGTCATCGGCCTCGGCCTCGCCAACTACCGCAGAGGAGAAGCCCCGGCATGA
- a CDS encoding ABC transporter ATP-binding protein has translation MTLPPTSDENTAGSAVRAAGVGKVFPTKTGEVVALTEVDLEVAEGEFVSLIGPSGCGKSTLLRLIADLDGATTGTLEIFGKPASRARADQDYGIAFQQAGLLPWRTVAANIGLPLELHGTGKTQRAARVAELAELVGLTEFIDRYPDQLSGGMQQRVAIARALAARPRLLLMDEPFGALDEMTREYLQSELTRIAGETGAAVVFVTHSIPEAVFLSDRVVVMSPRPGRITDVIVTGLGAVRDEDLRESPEYFDRVTAVREALHGTRIERANER, from the coding sequence ATGACCCTTCCCCCCACTTCTGACGAGAACACCGCCGGTTCCGCCGTGCGGGCGGCCGGCGTCGGCAAGGTCTTCCCGACCAAGACCGGCGAGGTCGTCGCCCTCACCGAGGTCGACCTCGAGGTCGCCGAGGGCGAGTTCGTCTCACTCATCGGCCCATCGGGATGCGGCAAGTCCACGCTGCTGCGCCTCATCGCCGACCTCGACGGGGCCACGACGGGCACCCTGGAGATCTTCGGCAAGCCGGCGTCGCGTGCGCGCGCCGACCAGGACTACGGCATCGCGTTCCAGCAGGCGGGCCTGTTGCCGTGGCGCACCGTCGCGGCCAACATCGGCCTGCCGCTCGAGCTGCACGGCACCGGCAAGACGCAGCGCGCCGCTCGCGTCGCCGAGCTCGCCGAGCTCGTCGGCCTCACGGAGTTCATCGACCGCTACCCCGACCAGCTCTCCGGCGGCATGCAGCAGCGCGTCGCGATCGCCCGCGCCCTCGCGGCCCGCCCGCGACTGCTCCTCATGGACGAGCCGTTCGGCGCACTCGACGAGATGACGCGGGAGTACCTGCAGTCCGAGCTGACCCGCATCGCGGGCGAGACGGGGGCCGCCGTCGTCTTCGTGACCCACTCGATCCCCGAGGCGGTCTTCCTGTCGGACCGCGTCGTGGTGATGAGCCCGCGACCCGGCCGCATCACAGACGTCATCGTCACGGGCCTCGGCGCCGTGCGCGACGAGGACCTGCGCGAGTCGCCGGAGTACTTCGACCGTGTCACCGCCGTGCGCGAGGCCCTCCACGGCACCCGCATCGAGAGGGCGAACGAACGATGA